The nucleotide sequence TGTCAGCAAGCTCAACCAGAGAGCGATGTGCCGCACGTCCTGTGATGATGACAGACTGCTCTCGTGGTCGGTTCTCAAGCGCATCCAGAACCTCATCCAGTTCAATGTAATCGTAATTGACCATATAAGTCAGCTCATCAAACAACACCACATCGATAGACTCATCCTGCAGCATTCTTTTGCATTCGCTCCAGACAAGCTGCGCAGCGGCGGTATCGGCTTCTCTATCCTGGGTTTCCCAGGTAAAGCCTGTTGCCATTACCTGAAATTCGACGCCAAGCTTTTCCAGCAGGTTTTTTTCACCGTTATCCCAGGTGCCCTTGATAAACTGAGCCACAGCACATTTCTGACCATGACCGACAGCGCGGGCAATGGTACCGAAACCAGATGTGGATTTTCCTTTACCATTGCCGGTAATGATCAGAAGAAGTCCACGCTCCTCCTGAGCCTTTTCAACCTTCTGATCGACCTTATCTTTTACTTTCTGCTGGCGGGCTTTGTGTCTTGAATCTTTCTGTTCCTGCGAAACCATTTGCTTTACTCCTTTAAACCTTCACCGCTAATAATAGAAGAAGGCGGAGAAAGTAAAAACCATGATTTATAAATGGTTTTCTGGTTATTTAAGAATCCTTGCCTTAAATTTACGCCCTTTAAGCTTTCCGTGTTCAAGCTTACTTAGTGCTTTTTTAGCAACGGATTTATCCACTGCCACATAGGAACGCATGGCAAACAGGTTAATTTTGCCGACTTTTTTACCATCAATGCCTTTATCACCGGTAAGAGCGCCCAGAATATCGCCGGCACGGACTTTCTGTTTTTTACCGCCGGCGATTTCAATGGTTCTCATCTGAGCTTCGAAAGCCGGTTTTGAAAGTACTTCATCGCCCGGAAGAGGAACCGGCTCGATTGGAGCATCCAGCATTTCATCAATCATCATCACCCGGTGCATCTCTTTTTCGCTGAACAGACTACATGCAACACCTTTGCTACCTGCACGTCCGGTACGGCCGATGCGGTGAACATGCACTTCAGGATCACGGGAAATCTGATAGTTAATGACCATATCCAGGTTGTCTACATCCAGGCCTCTTGCCGCCACATCGGTAGCAATCAGTATAGAAATACTTTTGTTGGCAAACATAGTCAGTGACTGATCTCTGTCTCTCTGCTCCAGATCGCCATGCAGATCGATAACATCAAAGCCGGAATGATAAAGCTCGTCTGCAACCTCCTGAACTTCGCGCTTGGTATTACAGAAGATAACCGTCGACTCTGCCTGATAATGTAACAACAGTTTTTTCACTGCCTGCAAGCGTTCGTCGTTGTCTTCAACTTTGAAAAACTGCTGCTTGATGCTGGTTTCGCTGTGGGTGGATTCCACCTTTACGCGCTGCGGTGCAATCATAATCCGCTTGGCAATATTCTCAATTTGCTCCGGGAAGGTGGCGCTGAACAACAGGGTTTGTCTTTGGACCGGAGCCTGTTCAATAATGGCGTCCAGCGCTTCCTGAAAGCCCATCTCCAGCATCTTATCAGCTTCATCCAGAACCAGCGTATTCAGCTCGGAAAGGTCGATTCTGCCTTTATCGAGGTGGTCAAGAATACGGCCCGGCGTTCCCACCAGAATATGAGCACCGTGCTCAAGTGAGCCAATCTGAGGTCCCATCGGCATGCCGCCGCACAGAGTCAGTACCTTGATATTGTGGATAGTACGCGCCAGGCGACGGATCTCTTTTGCAACCTGATCGGCCAGTTCGCGGGTAGGGCATAACACCAGTGACTGCACCCGGAATCGTTTCACGTTCAGGTTGGTCAGAAGGCCAAGCCCAAACGCCGCAGTCTTCCCTGAGCCGGTTTTACCCTGTCCGATAACATCTTTACCTGCCAGCATTAGTGGTAGTGACTGAGCCTGAATCGGGGTCATTGCGGTATAACCCATAGAATCAAGGTTCTGCAGTAATGCCTGCGAAAGTGGGAGTTGAGAAAAAGGAGTTGTGCTCAAGGGATATTCCTTAATTAAGTGGAGTTTGGTATCAGCCATAAAATTACGGGTGCAAGATAGCCTTTTAGCGGAGGGAGCACAATGAGTTTTCTATAACTAACTTAAATACTGGCTGGAAAAGTCACCGGTTGAGATTGCTGGCGACCAGAAATACCCCTGGCCTACGGTACCATTTAGCTTCCTGACTATATCCAGCTCTTCCTGCGTTTCAATGCCCTCAATAACTGTTCTGGCATCAAAGGCATCGGCCATACTTAAGAGGGTTTTTACTATGGTCTGGTTTGCCGTATTGTTCTGAATGTCCGGGATAAACACTCTGTCAATTTTGACTTCATCGATATTTAACTGACTCAGGTAGGCGGTAGAGGAGTATCCGGTACCAAAATCATCGATGGAAATGGCAAAGCCTAACTCTTTTATCGCGCTGATGTTTTTAGCAAAATCATCAGAGCTGTCCAGCTCCTGAGACTCAGTGATTTCCAGGGTGACTTTACTCGTATCAACGGAATACCGGGCACTGGTTTCCTGCAAAAATTCAATAAAGTCCTTCTCCTGCAGATCGAGCACTGAAATATTGATAGAGATATTGATTGTGACCTTTGATTGCTCAAGCCATGAAAATACTTTTTCAAAGGCAATACAGGTCAGGCTGTTTATCAGTCCACTCTGCTCAGCGATAGGGATAAATTCTCCGGGAGGAATCATGCCCATCACAGGATGAGTCCAACGCATCAGGGCTTCACCGCCAACGACTTTACCGGTTGTAAGATCAACCTGAGGCTGAATATAAATATCCAGCTGCCGCCGGGCTATGGCGAGTTTTAGCTCATGCAAAATCTTGACATGCGCCTCTGCTTCCTCAGTCATCTGCTCATGAAATGGCAGCCATTTTAAATTTCTCTTTTGTGCTTCCAGCAGAGCCATATAAGCCTTCTGGTGCAGATCAGAAATCTCTTCCTCTTCAGACTGAACACTGGCACTTGCTGCTCTAAGATGCAAATCTGAAAAATATAAGCTGCCGGCTAACTGGTTTTGCCAGATACCGGACAGCACTTCTACCTGCTTCTCAGTGGCCAAATCATCACTGACAAACACTAAAGTTTGTTGAGGGGACAGGCTTACGCCAAAGTATTTTTTATCCAGAGTCAGATCAATCTGCCAGCTTAGCTCAGAAACCTGACAGGCGATTTTTTCCAGTAAAGTTCTGGCTTCAGAAGCAACGGACTCTGCTCCCATGGTACTTATCAAATGGTCCATACCTTCCAGATGAACCAGAACCAGTTTTATGCGCCTGATATCAAGCCCGCGCTCGGCGAGCTGGTCTTTAAGGACATATTGATAAAAAATCTGATTCGGCATGTTCAGAGTATGATCGATCAAACGATGCTGCTCTTCCTGCTGCTCCTGATACTGCAGGCGTTTTGCAAGACTCACTGACAACAGATAGAGCTCAGCAAGGATGCCAATCATAAAGCTGTGCATAGTGATGATATTTTGCGGCAGGATATTGCTGTAAGTAAGGAATCCGCAAATTGCACCAACCCATGTGCAGACCCATGAAAGCAGGTAAAAAGAGGCTGGCGAGTACTGTTTCCTCAGTGCGATAATCGCGGTTCCAATACAGACATAACATACAATTACGATAAGCACTGAAGTGACGTACATACGTTGTAATTCAGTCAGCTGGAAACTGATAAGCAGTAATACAGCCAAAATCCAGCCGCTTTTTTCTATTATCCGGCCGGTTTTTGGGCGGAATTTTTTAATATCAAGGAAATGGTGCCCGAACATCAGAGCGCACCATAGTGACATCAGATGTAATACGCCAATATGACTGCCCAGCCACCGGCAAAGA is from Vibrio sp. JC009 and encodes:
- the cobO gene encoding cob(I)yrinic acid a,c-diamide adenosyltransferase is translated as MVSQEQKDSRHKARQQKVKDKVDQKVEKAQEERGLLLIITGNGKGKSTSGFGTIARAVGHGQKCAVAQFIKGTWDNGEKNLLEKLGVEFQVMATGFTWETQDREADTAAAQLVWSECKRMLQDESIDVVLFDELTYMVNYDYIELDEVLDALENRPREQSVIITGRAAHRSLVELADTVSEVKNIKHGFKSGLKARKGVDW
- the dbpA gene encoding ATP-dependent RNA helicase DbpA, which encodes MSTTPFSQLPLSQALLQNLDSMGYTAMTPIQAQSLPLMLAGKDVIGQGKTGSGKTAAFGLGLLTNLNVKRFRVQSLVLCPTRELADQVAKEIRRLARTIHNIKVLTLCGGMPMGPQIGSLEHGAHILVGTPGRILDHLDKGRIDLSELNTLVLDEADKMLEMGFQEALDAIIEQAPVQRQTLLFSATFPEQIENIAKRIMIAPQRVKVESTHSETSIKQQFFKVEDNDERLQAVKKLLLHYQAESTVIFCNTKREVQEVADELYHSGFDVIDLHGDLEQRDRDQSLTMFANKSISILIATDVAARGLDVDNLDMVINYQISRDPEVHVHRIGRTGRAGSKGVACSLFSEKEMHRVMMIDEMLDAPIEPVPLPGDEVLSKPAFEAQMRTIEIAGGKKQKVRAGDILGALTGDKGIDGKKVGKINLFAMRSYVAVDKSVAKKALSKLEHGKLKGRKFKARILK
- a CDS encoding EAL domain-containing protein, which translates into the protein MTRSLWICLLLLSQSLFAAELIIDDQFKRLDLTTPIATAIDTKASGAEYMLKFADFNPVRYQESLSPNTSSYWYKIELSASGLSQPKNLALLSQSQILQHFDIYLFQQGKLLQTAQLGIKDRPASNDVYQGVVFKFPVKVGDKLTLLIRKESDGPAIMPLSLMDDQSLNNHQVITLFFWGGAVGVILALAAYNGFIYALNRQRSQYGWYLLFQLFIFLTFAPLFGFGYLIFPDALCRWLGSHIGVLHLMSLWCALMFGHHFLDIKKFRPKTGRIIEKSGWILAVLLLISFQLTELQRMYVTSVLIVIVCYVCIGTAIIALRKQYSPASFYLLSWVCTWVGAICGFLTYSNILPQNIITMHSFMIGILAELYLLSVSLAKRLQYQEQQEEQHRLIDHTLNMPNQIFYQYVLKDQLAERGLDIRRIKLVLVHLEGMDHLISTMGAESVASEARTLLEKIACQVSELSWQIDLTLDKKYFGVSLSPQQTLVFVSDDLATEKQVEVLSGIWQNQLAGSLYFSDLHLRAASASVQSEEEEISDLHQKAYMALLEAQKRNLKWLPFHEQMTEEAEAHVKILHELKLAIARRQLDIYIQPQVDLTTGKVVGGEALMRWTHPVMGMIPPGEFIPIAEQSGLINSLTCIAFEKVFSWLEQSKVTINISINISVLDLQEKDFIEFLQETSARYSVDTSKVTLEITESQELDSSDDFAKNISAIKELGFAISIDDFGTGYSSTAYLSQLNIDEVKIDRVFIPDIQNNTANQTIVKTLLSMADAFDARTVIEGIETQEELDIVRKLNGTVGQGYFWSPAISTGDFSSQYLS